In a single window of the Equus quagga isolate Etosha38 chromosome 7, UCLA_HA_Equagga_1.0, whole genome shotgun sequence genome:
- the CPLX2 gene encoding complexin-2: MDFVMKQALGGATKDMGKMLGGEEEKDPDAQKKEEERQEALRQQEEERKAKHARMEAEREKVRQQIRDKYGLKKKEEKEAEEKAALEQPCEGSLTRPKKAIPAGCGDEEEEEEESILDTVLKYLPGPLQDMFKK, encoded by the exons ATGGACTTCGTCATGAAGCAGGCCCTCGGAG GGGCCACCAAGGACATGGGGAAGatgctgggaggagaggaggagaaggaccCGGATGcgcagaagaaggaggaggagcggCAGGAGGCGCTGCGGCAGCAGGAGGAAGAGCGCAAGGCCAAGCACGCGCGCATGGAGGCCGAGCGGGAGAAGGTCCGGCAGCAGATCCGAGACAAG tATGGGctgaagaagaaggaggagaaggaggctgaggagaaggCCGCCCTGGAGCAGCCCTGCGAGGGGAGCCTGACTCGGCCCAAGAAGGCCATCCCTGCGGGCTGCggggacgaggaggaggaggaggaggagagcatcCTGGACACGGTGCTCAAGTACCTGCCCGGGCCGCTGCAGGACATGTTCAAGAAGTAA